From a region of the Lactuca sativa cultivar Salinas chromosome 4, Lsat_Salinas_v11, whole genome shotgun sequence genome:
- the LOC111902636 gene encoding RNA-dependent RNA polymerase 2 encodes MAVEQRDTATVRVSNIPRSVTAKDLLDFLERHTGKSTVFACEISSDHKNWKSRGFGRVQFETLGSKSKAMSLSRQGALCFKGFNLSLSHSLDDVIFRPVDPHNRFEQGFLRTGLLPKMDCMCVLESWEGVKTYVLPERKSLEFWVTHSGDFYRLELQFSDVLEASPCCIDSEEPIAVLLKLKHAPKLYQRLSGSKVSPRFTSDRYHICKEEFEFTWVRTTDFSSKKSIGQSSTLCLEFKHGSPALDSFKTLPFYIKDLIKLSMREGQQFHTSSDIVPLIKCPPELNLPYEILFQLNSLVQTQKLSLPSVDHDLIEFIISQDSESIMTILKRMHKSHVTCYNPIEFIKEKLDTKGKTVKIPDTKSTNQNKIMSIHRVYITPSKIYCLGPELEASNYIVKHYSEYSSDFLRVTFVDEDWGKIQPNVISINLQQGIFAKSHHTKVYHRTLDIMQNGVTIGSKHFEFLAFSASQLRSNSVWMFASNKHVTAESIRKWMGCFTSIKSVSKCAARMGQLFSTSKQTIEVLPHHVEVIPDIEVKTDGVDYCFSDGIGKISLSFAKEVASKYGLKHTPSAFQIRYGGYKGVICVDRNSFKKLSLRKSMLKFDSKNRMLNVTKHSESQSCYLNREIVTLFSTLGVKDDAFLALQDLQLKVLNAMLYSREDALVVLDGLGNYDVKDILVKMLLQGYEPNQEPYLSMMLLSHHDNLLSDLRTRCRVFVPKGRILVGCLDESGVLDYGQVYVRITLTKSELRFRDQKFFKKMDEATSVVMGKVVVTRNPCLHPGDVRVLEAVYEIALDEKDYKDCIVFPQKGERPHPNECSGGDLDGDLYFVSWDESLIPPRTVTPMDYTGRRPRLMDHDVTLAEIGKFFVDYMTSDTLGAISTAHLVHADREPEKALSSKCLQLATLHSMAVDFAKTGAPAEMPRGLRPHEFPDFMARWDRPMYISQGPLGKLYRATKESEHLKNSASAYSTESIQDSYDQDLEVNGFKELTEMALMHKEMYLDALTSLMNYYEAETEDEILTGNIRNKSSYLQRDNRRYGETKDRILVAVKSLHREARGWFEGACKAEDHQKLAAAWYHVTYHRDYCNGSVKCLGFPWIVGHILLEIKSINGRNMLM; translated from the exons ATGGCGGTAGAACAGAGAGACACAGCCACCGTCCGAGTCTCAAACATTCCCCGATCAGTCACTGCCAAAGACCTCCTCGACTTCCTCGAACGCCACACCGGAAAATCCACGGTATTCGCCTGCGAAATCTCTTCCGATCACAAGAACTGGAAGTCCAGAGGCTTTGGTCGTGTCCAATTCGAAACCCTAGGATCCAAATCCAAGGCGATGTCCCTTTCCCGACAGGGTGCCCTCTGCTTCAAGGGTTTCAACCTCTCCCTCTCTCATTCCCTCGATGACGTCATCTTCCGGCCGGTAGACCCCCATAATCGGTTCGAACAAGGCTTTTTGCGAACTGGGTTGTTGCCAAAAATGGATTGCATGTGTGTCTTGGAGTCCTGGGAAGGTGTTAAAACTTATGTTTTGCCCGAAAGGAAGAGTCTTGAGTTTTGGGTGACACATTCTGGGGATTTTTATAGGTTAGAGTTGCAGTTTAGTGATGTTCTGGAGGCATCTCCTTGCTGTATTGATAGCGAAGAACCCATTGCAGTGCTTCTAAAG CTCAAACATGCTCCAAAGTTATACCAGAGACTATCAGGATCCAAAGTCTCACCAAGGTTCACCTCCGATCGCTACCATATCTGCAAGGAAGAATTTGAGTTCACATGGGTTCGAACCACAGATTTCTCCAGCAAGAAATCCATCGGTCAGTCATCTACATTATGTTTGGAGTTCAAACATGGATCTCCAGCCTTAGATAGCTTCAAAACTTTGCCTTTTTATATCAAAGATCTGATAAAGTTGTCAATGAGAGAAGGCCAACAATTTCATACTTCATCTGACATAGTCCCCCTCATAAAATGTCCACCAGAGTTGAACTTACCATACGAGATCCTCTTTCAACTCAACTCTCTGGTTCAAACTCAAAAACTAAGTCTTCCTTCAGTAGATCATGACCTAATCGAGTTCATAATCAGTCAAGATTCAGAGTCCATCATGACTATTTTAAAGAGAATGCATAAATCTCATGTCACTTGCTACAACCCCATCGAGTTCATCAAAGAAAAGCTCGACACCAAGGGTAAAACCGTCAAAATCCCAGATACCAAATCAACAAATCAAAACAAGATTATGAGCATTCATAGAGTTTACATCACCCCATCAAAGATTTACTGCTTGGGTCCTGAACTCGAGGCCTCAAATTACATAGTTAAGCATTATTCGGAATATTCTTCTGATTTTCTAAGAgtaacatttgttgatgaagattgGGGTAAAATTCAGCCAAATGTCATCTCAATAAACCTCCAACAAGGAATCTTCGCGAAGTCTCACCATACCAAGGTGTACCATCGCACACTTGATATTATGCAAAACGGGGTTACAATAGGATCAAAACATTTCGAATTTTTAGCATTTTCCGCAAGTCAACTCCGGTCAAACTCTGTATGGATGTTTGCTTCTAACAAACACGTGACAGCAGAAAGTATAAGAAAATGGATGGGGTGTTTCACAAGTATAAAAAGTGTATCAAAATGTGCTGCAAGAATGGGACAATTATTTAGCACATCCAAACAAACAATCGAAGTGTTACCACATCATGTTGAGGTAATTCCCGATATCGAAGTCAAAACCGATGGTGTTGACTATTGTTTTTCAGATGGAATTGGGAAAATTTCTCTTTCTTTCGCAAAAGAAGTTGCTTCAAAATATGGATTAAAGCATACCCCTTCAGCTTTTCAAATCCGATATGGTGGATATAAAGGCGTCATTTGTGTTGACCGAAATTCATTCAAGAAACTATCTTTACGTAAAAGCATGCTCAAATTTGACTCTAAAAACCGAATGCTTAATGTCACAAAACATAGCGAATCTCAATCTTGTTACTTAAACCGTGAAATTGTTACCCTTTTCTCAACTTTGGGTGTGAAAGATGATGCTTTTTTGGCATTACAAGACTTACAACTTAAAGTTCTAAACGCGATGTTGTATAGTCGAGAAGATGCACTTGTGGTTTTGGATGGTTTGGGGAATTATGATGTGAAAGATATTCTTGTAAAGATGTTGCTTCAAGGTTATGAGCCGAATCAGGAACCATATCTTTCAATGATGCTTCTTTCTCATCATGACAATTTGCTTTCAGATCTTAGAACGAGGTGtcgggtttttgtcccaaaaggGCGGATTCTTGTCGGGTGTTTGGATGAATCCGGGGTTTTGGATTATGGACAAGTTTATGTTAGAATCACATTGACAAAGTCGGAATTGCGATTCCGGGatcaaaagtttttcaaaaagatgGATGAGGCTACATCAGTGGTGATGGGGAAAGTAGTGGTTACAAGAAATCCGTGTCTTCACCCTGGAGATGTGAGAGTGCTTGAAGCTGTTTATGAGATTGCATTAGATGAGAAAGATTATAAAGATTGCATTGTGTTTCCTCAAAAAGGAGAGAG GCCTCATCCGAATGAATGTTCTGGTGGCGATCTTGATGGGGATTTGTATTTTGTTAGCTGGGATGAATCTTTAATCCCACCTCGAACCGTGACTCCTATGGATTACACTGGTCGAAGACCACGTTTGATGGATCATGACGTTACGTTAGCG GAAATCGGGAAGTTTTTTGTGGATTACATGACAAGCGATACACTTGGAGCAATCTCGACTGCACATTTGGTTCATGCAGATCGGGAACCCGAGAAAGCATTAAGCTCAAAATGTCTCCAATTAGCTACACTTCACTCAATGGCAGTTGATTTTGCCAAAACAGGAGCACCAGCCGAAATGCCTAGGGGTTTAAGACCACATGAGTTCCCTGATTTCATGGCGCGGTGGGACAGACCCATGTACATCTCCCAAGGCCCACTCGGGAAACTTTATCGTGCCACAAAAGAATCCGAGCATCTCAAAAACTCGGCTTCTGCTTATTCAACGGAATCCATTCAAGATTCTTACGATCAAGATCTTGAAGTCAACGGCTTTAAGGAGTTGACCGAGATGGCATTGATGCACAAAGAGATGTATCTTGATGCTTTAACTAGTTTGATGAATTATTATGAAGCGGAAACTGAAGATGAGATTTTGACGGGTAATATACGGAATAAGTCATCATATTTGCAACGGGATAATCGGAGGTATGGAGAGACAAAAGATCGGATTTTGGTGGCGGTTAAGAGTTTGCATAGGGAGGCGAGAGGGTGGTTTGAGGGCGCGTGTAAGGCGGAGGATCACCAGAAATTGGCGGCTGCATGGTATCATGTTACTTATCATAGGGATTATTGTAATGGAAGTGTGAAATGTTTGGGGTTTCCATGGATTGTGGGTCATATTTTGTTGGAGATTAAGTCGATTAATGGTAGGAACATGTTGATGTGA